A segment of the Populus nigra chromosome 12, ddPopNigr1.1, whole genome shotgun sequence genome:
AACAGAAAAGAGTAAAAAAGCACTAGTTCTTACCCTGTTTTTTCACATCATTCTTGCTAATATCTCCATCATAGGATACCATTGTGCGTGTTGATCTGTtggattttttgaaatcaaacttTGAACTTCCAATTTAAAGTTAGCTCTTACCATTGCTCTAAATTTTTGTGCAGGATCCTAAATTATTGGCAGCTTTACAAGAAAGCAGAAAAAGGCAAGCACCATATTGTGGAGCTTTTCTTCTTAAAGACGAGCCAGACACTGATCCCAGTGTTGTAACTGGATCTGAATcagacaaaaatatatatgatcttAAGGGAAAGGATCTGTATAATCGTCTTCATGAAGTTGGCACACTTGCTCAGGtgtttaattttgatgaatttttcaaTTGTGTCTTTTAGCATTGCCACAAAGAATGGCTACTTTATAATAAATGAAACTATAAGAAGTTTTACTAGTGTCATTGTCATTTAATCTTTAACATGCTATTCCAGATCACAACTATTCAAGGTGACCAGGTTATCCTTATTGGTCATAGGCGACTTCGGATAACTGAGATGGTGAGTGTGGATgaaattgtcattttattttcatgtaagCTTTCAAAAAGCATTacattgttcttttcttttatcccATTAATTGCAAAGTTCTCTATGTTGACATATTATTGGCCGTTGTACAGGTCAGTGAGAATCCTTTAACTGTTAAAGTTGATCATCTCAAGGTAttgaattttctaaattttatgaCTGAATGTAAAGTAATATTAAAGGTTCACACATGCAAATGATACTCATGCACCTTCCCATCCATTCTCTTGCTTTTCTTGTTGTTCAGGACAAACCATATAACAAGGATGATGATGTTATAAAGGCAACATCTTTCGAGGTTATATCAACCTTGAGAGATGTTCTGAAGACAAGTTCACTTTGGAGAGATCATGTTCAAACATATACACAGGTTTCTTCTCTCTCTAGATTTTCTGTGAAATCACTTTTCTGTGCAAATTTTGCTGTGATAGTTTTACTGGACTCTAGGAATGCTTGTTTTTATCTGAACACTTTGCAATTCTTGCACAAGGGAGCCTTCCTGCAATTACATTGGCTTAtcatttcttatatttattactATGTGATGATCCTATAGCTGGTTCTCCAGCCTAAGTTACCTTTCAATTTCTAGTTTTTGCTGCTTTTGGAAATGCAAACCTACGCTTCTATGCAATCTTTGATAGTGATTTGTGGTGGAGGAAGAGAGAAGTGAAACAGGAAGCATGTCAAAGTAACTTGGTTTCCACTAGAGTGTGTTTTCCTTTTGAATCACACAGTCGAGTTAAAACCAAAAGGGGGTTCTATACAATTATTTGTGCTGGTTGGTCGCTGTTTCCCGCATGTGGTCAATTTGCAGTGTATTAATGATTGTAATTCAGCACAACCTGAAGTCGAGTTCCATATAGAAAATGTTGAGATGATTATTGATTGGATCATTTGGCTTTTCAAGTTTTCTTACAATAGCTTCtcatttctctttcaatttttgcAGCATGTAGGTGACTTTAATTTTCCTAGGCTAGCAGATTTTGGGGCTGCAATATCAGGCGCGAACAAGTTGCAGTGCCAAGAAGTGCTTGAAGAGCTGGATGTAAGTATCAGTAGAAATATAATCTGGTGAAGCTCCTTTTGTCACTTGCAATTCTCGTGACGTTTAATTCTTTTAGTACATGAAATCTCTAAGACAAAATGGAACAGTGAAAGTGGAATTCAGTTGACAAAAACATCATTTGGTATCGATTCCTTTTAGCTTTTGAaaactttcttcttctccttttttttttgtgcttacAAAGATATTAAGATGTGCCTTAGTTTATTAGTTTGTATTACATTATATCATCAACTCTAAAAAGTGTTGAAAAATATTCAAACGAGATTTCCTAGAATTATCTTGACTATTATTAATGAAAGATCTATACCCTATTCATTgatcaatcaaattttttattcataggCGTTCAtcctgtttttgtgttttaacaGAGGATTCACTGGCAATTTACAATGAGGTATACTTTTCAGATTGTTCATGGTAGATTTTGTAATCACTGCCTGGATTCTTTTCTTAAAGGGTAAATAACATTATAGAAAACAGTGGAGTTTACTTTTCAACAAAAAGTTCAAAACAATGCTGTTTTGGTAGTAGTTATAGGAGCACTGTTGAAATTACAGAAATTTCAGCTAAATACTTGCTGCAATTCAAGAGCTCAGTTTTGACATGTGATTtactttgaaatattttatgccAGCATTTGTTTGGTGTAACATGTGGATCTTCAAATCCCTTTTCTGCCTAGTGCCAGTAGAAAGTGCACTTCATATTGCTTACATCAGGATATCTTGTGCACTCTGCTGTAGGTGTATAAACGTTTGAAACTCACACTAGAGTTggtgaaaaaagaaatggaaatcaGCAAGATCCAGGTACTctccattaatcatatttttacaACTTTATGTATTGAAATTCATTGTTTTGACTCTCATTCATTAACTTTCCGGAGTTGCATTTAGGAATCAATTGCAAAAGCAATTGAAGAGAAGATAAGTGGTGAGCAGCGGCGCTATTTGTTGAATGAACAACTTAAAGCCATAAAGAAGGTATATGGTCCACTTACATGTTTATTATCTAGAATACCTTATTGTTGTAGATATTTgttcatcatcattaatatgTTAGCGACTAATACAACCAGGAAATGGATTTAAGAAAGTTGCATTTATTTACTTTAGACTTAACTGGCATTTAACTTGCCCCATTGCAGGAACTGGGATTGGAAACAGATGACAAAACAGCACTTTCTGGTTAGTTATGCTTTGATTACCTGTTGTTGGAATTGCATGACTGTTAGCTGTGATACACTTAAAACCTCGCAAGATTATTAAATTCTGAGAAGCTTAAGTTTAGCCAGAACATGGATGTATAGATTACATGGTGTGGCTGTATTAACTCTGAAGCCCAAGGCCTGATGCCACTATTATTCGTATAATTCATAAGTTTGAatgctttgtttgtttgctgaCTGTCCTAAATGGTTATActcaagtttttatttgtttgttttaaatattgcCCCTGGCCATTGCATTGATCTAGATAAAATCTGTTGTAGCTTTTATTTGTATTGGCAtccatttaaataatttatgctCCATTACTACAGCAAAGTTCAGGGAAAGGCTTGAACCAAACAGGGAAAAAATCCCAGAACATGTTTTGCAAGTTATAGAAGAAGAGCTCACGAAGCTGCAGCTTTTAGAGGCTAGTTCAAGTGAATTTAATGTCACTCGTAATTATTTAGATTGGTTGACTGCATTGCCTTGGGGAAATTACAGGTTTGTTTCTCATTTAGCTTGGTCCTCGTAAATTCCTCaaggaaaaattatatattgcaAGGTCTATTTAATTGAGTTGTTATGGTAATTGATATGTGTgaaaaattgttgattttttatgttcttattaTTGGGTGAAGCGATGAAAATTTTGATGTTCTACGGGCACAAAAGATTCTTGACGAAGATCATTATGGATTAACTGATGTTAAGGAAAGGATATTGGAATTTATAGCTGTTGGAAAACTAAGAGGAATCTCACAAGGTTGGTTTGACTTCATTGTCGTCAATCTGAATGTCTGCTAGTAAGTAGCATCAAAATGTAATTTCTCATTTCTTGCGAACACATTGCAGGAAAAATTATCTGTCTCTCTGGCCCACCTGGAGTGGGTAAAACTAGTATTGGGCGTTCAATTGCACGTGCATTAAACCGGAAGTTCTTTCGGTTTTCAGTAGGAGGCTTGTCTGATGTTGCTGAAATTAAGGTagttaaatatatgttttttttattttatttttcagcgaGACAATGTGCAATATGCATCATAACATCACCCAGCCAGCATCAAGGGGCTCCTCTTTTTTATGAAGAACACTTTTAACTAACACAATATTACATCCAGGGGCATCGTCGAACCTATATTGGTGCAATGCCAGGAAAGATGGTGCAGTGCCTGAAAAATGTGGGAACTGCTAACCCTCTTGTTCTGATCGATGAGATTGACAAGGTAGTTTCAGTTGAAGGGTCAATTTACTTTTGGATTTGGTGTCActgttttccatttcttttcccaaatatttattttgttgcattAATATAAGCTATATTGAGATCTGCAATGGAAATATGAATCATTCATGATGATGAATTGTTTTCCTATTGCTGAGAATGAGTTTTCTTATTTGTGGCAGTTGGGAAGAGGGCACACTGGAGATCCAGCAAGTGCTTTATTGGAGCTCCTTGACCCAGAGCAAAATGCCAATTTTCTGGACCACTACCTTGATGTTCCGATTGACGTATCAAAGGTTGGTAAATGTTGTGATTTGCAGGCACTTCGGTTTTTACCCTGGgcatattttcttatattggATGTCTTTGTTGTAGTAGATAGTGCAGTAGCtaacaattttttcatttttagttcttttatcttatttaattgGAAAAGCTCCACTGCTCAGCCTTAAAAATGCTTGACATTTGTCATTTCCATGCATCTTTTATATCCATGCACCAAGGAAATAGATAATGAAAAATGATGGGAGAGTTGTGATGACTTTGGAAGTACTTATATGCTTGTTATAGGGTGGTTAGGCGGTAGTCATGCTGTGTTACAAAAATTATACTGCACTCATACACACACGGTCTCATGCCCACTCATACACACATTATCTCATGCCCAACTTTGGCATTCCTTGtgttttaaagtttttgtgTCGGGTAGGAGTCAAGAAATTATCTTATTCTGCATTTATTCCTGTTATTGTATTTTGCAAGTTCAATTTGTGCTGTGTTATTAGGAGTTGGAACATGTCAGGTAGAGTTCTGTTTCTTTGGAATTTCCACAGCTTGTTGCTTAATCCCTTGGAAAATTTATGCAGGTTCTTTTTGTGTGCACAGCAAATGTTTTGGACACGATACCTAACCCCCTTCTGGATAGAATGGAGGTAGTTTCTATTGCTGGGTATATTACAGACGAGAAAGTGCATATTGCCAGAGATTATTTGGAGAAGGCTACACGCGAAGCATGTGGCATCAAGCCTGAGCAGGTCCCCCACCCTCTCTCTTGATGTCTGTGTGTGTGAATAATCTTTCTCTTGTGCGGTATTCTATCACAATGTCATTTGCATGGTAAAATAATCATTAGATGATAGGTCATTTTCAGATGCAATTTTAGCCAACAGATGTAAGGATATTTCTTGATACCGTATTAGCAAATGTTAATTCCTGCTGCTATTAGACAATTTTGCTTAATAGATCTTCTGCCTTTGAAACTTACTGTACTTCATGTTTCCAGGTTGAAGTAACTGATGCTGCTCTTCTGGCTCTGATAGAGAATTATTGCCGAGAAGCAGGAGTTCGGAATcttcaaaagcaaattgaaaagaTCTATCGCAAGGTTTGTTTAATTCGTGGCTAAACTTGAAAGTTGTGACTCAGAGAAAAATTCAGTTCATAACTGCCCCTGAGGTTGCCTTTGTCATGCATTCCTTGTTCAGGGAACATCTGCAAGCAATTTTGGCATAACACATTTTAATAATGAAATGTGTCTTGTCtgattcttaattgtttttgtcattGCCTGCCAGATTGCACTGCAACTTGTGCGGCAAGGAGCGATAATTGAACCTGCAGTTCCAGTTGCAGAACTAGATGCAGAAAAAGTTGAAAGTATTGAAACCTCCACAGAATCAGTAGAGGTTAGCAgtaacaaacaaaataatgaaac
Coding sequences within it:
- the LOC133670068 gene encoding lon protease homolog 1, mitochondrial-like — encoded protein: MLKLLSSTSRQIHTHFTSPCLRVATESQPSSFLKSLSLLTGLSQRGHKSPSFYQRAFFCSDSSSGDGGDGGGIVEVEVRSGASETEAEGGAADASNSSAIVPTSPRPEDYLTVLALPLPHRPLFPGFYMPIYVKDPKLLAALQESRKRQAPYCGAFLLKDEPDTDPSVVTGSESDKNIYDLKGKDLYNRLHEVGTLAQITTIQGDQVILIGHRRLRITEMVSENPLTVKVDHLKDKPYNKDDDVIKATSFEVISTLRDVLKTSSLWRDHVQTYTQHVGDFNFPRLADFGAAISGANKLQCQEVLEELDVYKRLKLTLELVKKEMEISKIQESIAKAIEEKISGEQRRYLLNEQLKAIKKELGLETDDKTALSAKFRERLEPNREKIPEHVLQVIEEELTKLQLLEASSSEFNVTRNYLDWLTALPWGNYSDENFDVLRAQKILDEDHYGLTDVKERILEFIAVGKLRGISQGKIICLSGPPGVGKTSIGRSIARALNRKFFRFSVGGLSDVAEIKGHRRTYIGAMPGKMVQCLKNVGTANPLVLIDEIDKLGRGHTGDPASALLELLDPEQNANFLDHYLDVPIDVSKVLFVCTANVLDTIPNPLLDRMEVVSIAGYITDEKVHIARDYLEKATREACGIKPEQVEVTDAALLALIENYCREAGVRNLQKQIEKIYRKIALQLVRQGAIIEPAVPVAELDAEKVESIETSTESVEVSSNKQNNETLEEAEIVHTDQTPEEAEIVQTDPQPDNGQSPLDQPTDSKDTTETEKIEESEGTKAVDKVLVDTSNLADFVGKPVFHAERIYDQTPVGVVMGLAWTAMGGSTLYIETTQVEQGDGKGALNLTGQLGEVMKESAQIAHTVARGILLVKEPDNLFFSNTKLHLHVPAGATPKDGPSAGCTMITSFLSLAMKRPVRKDLAMTGEVTLTGKILPIGGVKEKTIAARRSEVKTIIFPSANRRDFDELSPNVKEGLDVHFVDDYGQIFELALGYDENEKK